The genomic region CATGATCTTGACCATGCCGGTAGGAGATTATCCGACAAGCGGTTAGAATAGCGGCCCTTCCGACTACGTTAGTGCCAGCGCATGATCGCCCTGCTTCTCAGCCTGTTGTCCTTGGCCATCGCACCGTGGCTGTATAAGCGCCTGCACCAGCATCGCCGCCTGCATGACGTATTTGATCGTCTGCTGATCAGCATTGTTGTGCTGATTATCCTGATCGAAGTGATCGTTGAAAGTTATCGGCATATCGGCTGGATGGGACCATTGATTGGTATCGCTGGCATGGCGCTTCCGAGCCTGATTGAACAAGCCTTTTCCCGTCTGGCGATGCCGGCGCACTCGATCACCGCGGTGCTCGGCTCCATTGCGCTGATCGCGCATTCATTGATGGATGGCGCCACGCTGGCCAGTGCCGAAAGTGTGTGGGTGGAAGTGGCCGTGGTCATTCATCAACTGCCATTGGGCTTGGCCATCTGGTGGCTGGTGCAGCACGCATTGGGCTCTCGTATCGCGACAATGACCATTGTTGCCATGTGCGTAACGATTGTTATCGGTTATGAACTTACGACACTGTGGATGGCAACGTTAAATGAACATTCCACGCATATCCTGCAGGCGTTCTTTGCTGGTGCCTTATTGCATGTATTGATACATCGTCATCGGCCGCACAAGCATCACCATTAACCATTCGCTTCCGGCACGCCGCGTCAGCGCGGCGTGCTGGCCTCGACGACATACTCAATCAGAATCGCGATCGATCGCTGCTCCAGACGGAACGTATCTTTGCCGTTGAAATAAACCGGTGTCGACGAACCCAGCGGCTCACTGGTATCAAGCACCAATTGCCAGAGCGCACCATCCGGTGGTGATGGCACGGTGAATTGCTGTGCATCGTTGCGGGCATTGAACAACACCAGTAAATGATCTCCGAGTACGGGCTCACCGTTGGCACTGACCAAACCGGTTTTCCGACCATTGATCAACATCGCCAGCGCGCGTGCCGACCACTGTTGCCAAGCCGGTTCATCAAGATGATCGCCGCTGGCTTCGAACCAGGTGATCGCTTGTGAATTCTGTTCAGCGTTCAGCACTTCAAACTGACGGCGACGCAATGCCGGTTGCGATTTACGCAGCGCAATCAGGCGTTTGACAAAGGCTTGCAATTCGCGCTCGCGAGCGCTGAAATTCCAGCTCATCCAGGAAAGCTCATTGTCCTGACAAAACGCATTGTTGTTGCCGGCCTGAGTGCGGCCGTATTCATCGCCGCTGAGCAACAGCGGCACACCTTGTGCGAGCATCAACGTGGTCAGGAAATTGCGCTTCTGGCGATCGCGTAATTGGTTGATTGCGGCATCGTCGGTTTCGCCCTCGGTGCCACAATTCCAACTGTAGTTCTCTTCAGCGCCATCACGATTGTCATCGAGATTCGCTTCGTTATGTTTCTGGTTGTAAGTGACCAAATCATGCAGGGTAAATCCATCGTGATAGGTCACCACATTGATGCTGGCTGATGGCTCACGGCGCTGATGATGAAACAAATCCGGCGAGCCAAGCAGTCTAGTTGCAAAGGTTTGTCGCAATCCGCCCTGCCCGCGCCAGAATTGGCGCACGCCATCACGAAACTGATCGTTCCATTCCGACCACCCGGCTGGAAAGCGGCCAAGATGATACGAGTCGGGTTGTTTATCCCAGGGTTCCGCCATCAGTTTCAAATGCGATAGCAACGGGTCTTGATGGATGACATTGAAGAACGAACCACCGGGATCAAAATCATCATCGCGCCGTGCGAGACTGCTGGCCAAATCAAAACGAAAACCGTCGATGTGCATTTCGCTGGCCCAATAGCGCAGACAATCCATCATCAGCTTCAATACCTGCGGGTGTTCAGCGTTCAGTGTATTGCCGCAACCGGAATAATCGCGGTACTGACGAAAATCCTGTTGATCGAGCAGATAATAGGTTTTGTTGTCGATACCGCGAAAACTTAAAGTAGGTCCAGTTTCATCGACTTCGGCGGTGTGATTGAAACCGATGCTCATGACCACTTCAATGCCGGCCGCATGCAGTTTCTTGACCATCGTTTTGAATTCAACGGTCGGATCCTTGACCGCATAACGACGGTCCGGTGCAAACAACGCCACCGGATTATGACCCCAGTAATTGTGCAGCCCGTTGACGACCAATTTCTGCTCAGAAACAAAACTCTGACATGGCAGTAAGGCAATGGTCGTGACACCAAGACTTTTCAGATAATCGATAACGGCTGGAACCGTCAGCCCCAGGTATTTGCCGCGCCATTCCGGCGGCACACCGCTATGCAACTGGGTAAAACCTTTGACGTGCAATTCATACAGAATGGTATCGGCCATCGGCACGTTTAACTGCCTGTCGCCATCCCAGTTGAACGTTGGATCGATGACCACGCATTTCGGCACGAACTGTTGGCTGTCACGGCCATCGGCACGCCATTCTTGTTTTGGTCCCTGCCGATAACCGAACAAGGCTTCATCCCAGCGCAAATCACCAATCAGCGATTTCGCATACGGATCAATCAATAGTTTGTTGGCATTGAAACGGTGGCCGTCTTTCGGCACGTAAGGTCCGTGCACGCGAAAACCATAGATAGTGCCGGGTCGGGCGGAGGGCAAAAAGCAATGCCAGATATCGCCGGTGCGATGAATCATCGGAATGCGTGCGGTTTCGCGCATGCCATGGGTTTCAAACAAACATAATTCGACCGCTTCGGCATGAGCAGAATACAGCGCGAAATTGACGCCGGAGCCTTCCCAGCTGGCGCCGAGCGGAAAAGGTCTACCGACTTCGATTGCAGATTCCATCAAGGCCTTGCTTCTGGTGGCAAAAGAAACGCCGTTTTCAATAAACGGCGACGATGCCTGGCATCATATAGGGGCGGTTCCAGTCCTGCCAATTGCTTGCGCTCTGTTCACCGGCTTCTCAGCCAAGTTGCAGCGCATGCACGGCGCCGACAAAAGCGGGATGCGGCGAATCAATCATCCAGACCGGAATGGATTTCAGATAGGAGGAAAAACGGCCCTTGTTTTCGAAATTGCGGCGGAACGCCTCAGCATCGAACAAGCTGCCAAGGCGCGGTACGATGCCGCCGCCGATGTAGACGCCGCCACGAGCACCAACGGTCAGTGCAACATTGCCAGCGGTTGACGCCAGCGCGCGCAAGAAAATTTCCATCACTTCCAAACAGCGGCGATCGCCATTATGCGCACGCTCGGTGATCTCAGCTGGCGTCAATGGCGACACGGTGACGCCATCGACTTTCGCCAGCCCTTCATAAATATTGACAAGACCCGGACCCGAGGCGACACGTTCGGCGCTGACATAGCCGTTGAATCGCGTTTGCAACACTTTCAACAGCGCGAATTCGCGATCATTTTGCACGGCATAACTGACATGCCCGCCTTCGCCAGCCAGCGCATGCCAGCGCGAACTGGAGCGCATCAAACTGGCGACACCAAGGCCGGTGCCGGGGCCAATCACGGCTTTGACGCCGGGCTCTGCTCTCAGTGTTGGGCCTATCGTGATCAGTTCCTTTTCGCTCAAGTGAGGCAAGCTCATCGCCAACGCTTCAAAGTCGTTCAACACCACCAACTTTTGCCAGGCAAAATGGTGTTGCAAGGCGTTGACCGAGAACCCCCAGTGATGATTGGTCATCTGGATAAAATCATTGACGACCGGTGTGGCGATGGCGATGCAGGCACGCAAGGGTTCGGCATTTTTGCGCCGGCAATAATCCTCTATCGCCAACTCCAGTGTGGGGTATTCCTTGCACGACAGCGTTTGTTCGTCGTGAATACCTTTATCGGAGGTGTACAGCGCGAAACGGGCATTGGTACCGCCAATATCGGCCAGCAGATTCAAATGATGATCAGCAATAATCATAGGAGCTCAGGCGCGGAAAATGTGGACAGGAACGCGATGCTGGTGCAGCAACGCCCGTATCGGTAAGGCCTCTATCGG from Permianibacter aggregans harbors:
- a CDS encoding ZIP family transporter; this translates as MIALLLSLLSLAIAPWLYKRLHQHRRLHDVFDRLLISIVVLIILIEVIVESYRHIGWMGPLIGIAGMALPSLIEQAFSRLAMPAHSITAVLGSIALIAHSLMDGATLASAESVWVEVAVVIHQLPLGLAIWWLVQHALGSRIATMTIVAMCVTIVIGYELTTLWMATLNEHSTHILQAFFAGALLHVLIHRHRPHKHHH
- the glgX gene encoding glycogen debranching protein GlgX: MESAIEVGRPFPLGASWEGSGVNFALYSAHAEAVELCLFETHGMRETARIPMIHRTGDIWHCFLPSARPGTIYGFRVHGPYVPKDGHRFNANKLLIDPYAKSLIGDLRWDEALFGYRQGPKQEWRADGRDSQQFVPKCVVIDPTFNWDGDRQLNVPMADTILYELHVKGFTQLHSGVPPEWRGKYLGLTVPAVIDYLKSLGVTTIALLPCQSFVSEQKLVVNGLHNYWGHNPVALFAPDRRYAVKDPTVEFKTMVKKLHAAGIEVVMSIGFNHTAEVDETGPTLSFRGIDNKTYYLLDQQDFRQYRDYSGCGNTLNAEHPQVLKLMMDCLRYWASEMHIDGFRFDLASSLARRDDDFDPGGSFFNVIHQDPLLSHLKLMAEPWDKQPDSYHLGRFPAGWSEWNDQFRDGVRQFWRGQGGLRQTFATRLLGSPDLFHHQRREPSASINVVTYHDGFTLHDLVTYNQKHNEANLDDNRDGAEENYSWNCGTEGETDDAAINQLRDRQKRNFLTTLMLAQGVPLLLSGDEYGRTQAGNNNAFCQDNELSWMSWNFSARERELQAFVKRLIALRKSQPALRRRQFEVLNAEQNSQAITWFEASGDHLDEPAWQQWSARALAMLINGRKTGLVSANGEPVLGDHLLVLFNARNDAQQFTVPSPPDGALWQLVLDTSEPLGSSTPVYFNGKDTFRLEQRSIAILIEYVVEASTPR
- the glk gene encoding glucokinase, whose product is MIIADHHLNLLADIGGTNARFALYTSDKGIHDEQTLSCKEYPTLELAIEDYCRRKNAEPLRACIAIATPVVNDFIQMTNHHWGFSVNALQHHFAWQKLVVLNDFEALAMSLPHLSEKELITIGPTLRAEPGVKAVIGPGTGLGVASLMRSSSRWHALAGEGGHVSYAVQNDREFALLKVLQTRFNGYVSAERVASGPGLVNIYEGLAKVDGVTVSPLTPAEITERAHNGDRRCLEVMEIFLRALASTAGNVALTVGARGGVYIGGGIVPRLGSLFDAEAFRRNFENKGRFSSYLKSIPVWMIDSPHPAFVGAVHALQLG